The Anopheles merus strain MAF chromosome 2L, AmerM5.1, whole genome shotgun sequence genome has a segment encoding these proteins:
- the LOC121593679 gene encoding 3 beta-hydroxysteroid dehydrogenase/Delta 5-->4-isomerase has protein sequence MDKKEVVLVTGGSGFYGQHLIRVLQERDSKVGEIRVLDLNPYENRLGHTESKKVVSYVGDICDAKAIEHAFEGVDCVFHLAAYMNFDFPPNYGELQRVNVDGTVRVIELCRRYSVPRLVFASDCLIHMTPYLGKANFTIICNQTEPKTKVPAKESDFQIPGYASSKWRAECLAIEANDTDLANGEKLKTIAIRPPVMFGECDERFVPSITKVALKFGGSIPKLAGPGGKQQIIYAGNAAWCLVRAKDALVENAKNIAGYPVFVTDESGIEDTTRFCQRISRANDTLKLRPSSYQIPLFLSYFLAFLLELIVKALHPFTQIRLPVSPCGMLSYMSSIMLFNRIRASIYLDYEPIYSEEKAVTNSALWYERWYQDYCEAQGLKKLKVK, from the exons ATGGATAAGAAGGAAGTGGTGCTTGTTACAG GCGGTTCCGGATTCTATGGACAGCACTTGATCAGGGTGCTGCAGGAGCGGGACAGCAAGGTTGGCGAAATACGAGTGCTCGACCTTAACCCTTACGAGAATCGGCTCG GTCACACCGAGAGCAAGAAAGTTGTCTCGTACGTCGGCGACATCTGCGACGCGAAAGCGATCGAGCACGCATTCGAAGGCGTCGACTGCGTGTTTCATCTGGCCGCGTACATGAACTTCGACTTTCCGCCGAACTATGGCGAGCTGCAGCGCGTCAACGTGGACGGGACGGTGCGGGTGATCGAACTGTGCCGCCGGTACAGCGTGCCCAGGCTCGTCTTTGCTAGCGACTGTCTCATCCACATGACACCGTACCTGGGGAAGGCCAACTTTACCATCATCTGCAACCAGACGGAACCGAAGACGAAGGTCCCGGCGAAGGAGAGCGACTTCCAGATACCGGGCTACGCGTCCTCCAAGTGGCGGGCGGAGTGTCTTGCAATTGAGGCGAACGACACCGACCTGGCGAATGGTG AGAAGCTGAAAACCATCGCCATCCGGCCGCCGGTAATGTTTGGCGAGTGCGACGAGCGGTTCGTACCGTCCATCACCAAGGTAGCGCTCAAGTTCGGCGGCAGCATCCCAAAGCTGGCCGGCCCCGGCGGCAAGCAGCAGATTATCTACGCCGGCAACGCGGCCTGGTGTCTGGTGCGCGCGAAGGACGCACTGGTCGAGAACGCGAAAAATATCGCCGGCTATCCGGTGTTTGTGACGGACGAGTCCGGCATCGAGGATACGACCCGCTTCTGCCAGCGCATTTCGCGCGCGAACGATACGCTCAAGCTGCGCCCCTCCAGCTACCAGATACCGCTGTTCCTGTCCTACTTCCTAGCCTTTCTGCTCGAGCTGATCGTGAAGGCGCTGCACCCGTTCACGCAAATCCGGCTGCCCGTTTCGCCGTGCGGTATGCTCTCCTACATGTCCTCGATTATGCTGTTCAATCGGATCCGGGCCTCGATCTACCTGGACTACGAGCCCATCTACAGCGAGGAGAAAGCCGTCACGAACAGTGCGCTGTGGTATGAGCGCTGGTATCAGGACTACTGTGAAGCCCAAGGGCTGAAGAAGCTGAAGGTGAAGTGA